DNA from Cutibacterium acnes:
ATGAGCAGGAGCACCTTGCCGGGGCCACCAGAAAGCTCCGAGGCCCGTCCGAAGTTGATGATGTAGTCAGTCAGACCTGCCGAGAAACCGAATCCGTCCTTGATGCCCAAGGCGTTGCACAGCGCTAGGGAGGACCCGGTGAGTAGCGCGTGCACCAGGTACAGCGGGAAGGCGACGTAGGCGAAGGCATACTCGAGGGGCTCGGTGATACCGGTGAGGAAGGCCGTCAGCGCTACTGAGATCATGACGCCACCGGTGAGCTTCTTACGCTCTGGCTTGGCCGTGTGGTAGATCGCTAGGGCGGCTCCGGGCAAGGCGAACATCATGATGGGGAAGAAGCCAGTCATGAAAGAACCGGTCCAGGCATTCGTGCCGGACGCACCACTGAAGAAGCAGGTGATGTCACCGTGCAGAGTCTCGCCGGCGGCGTTGGTGCAATTGCCGAGCTGGAACCACGGCAGCGAATTGAGCAGGTGGTGCAGGCCGAAGGGGATGAGGAGACGGTTGATGGTGCCGAATACGAATCCGGTTCCTGGGTTGGACCCGTGGGCCATGATGAAACCGCCGACCTGCTTATTGAACAGCCAGTCGAAGGCCGGGTAAATGATAGCCATGATGACGCCGGCGACGACGGAAGCGGCGGCGGTGACAATTGGCACGAGGCGGCGGCCGCCAAAGAAGGCTAGGTACGTTGGCAGCTTGGTACGGCGGTATTTCTCGTACATTTTGGCCGCGATAAGACCGATGACGATGCCGCCGAGGACGCCGTAATTGATGACTCCGGTCTTCTGCGAGAAATACGGAGCGAGGGCGTGCAGCACGCCTCCTTGGGTCTTGTCCGAGGTACCTGCACCGGTGAAGGTGAGATAGCCGACGAGGGCTGCCAGGGCGGTCGATCCATCGGCCTTCTTGGCGTACCCGACGGCCACACCCAGCGCAAAGATGAGAGGTAGGTTGTCGAAGATTGCGCCGCCTGCACCGGCTAATACGTCAGCGACCGGCTGCATCCATGATGCGTGCTTGGCGAGTCCGTCCGCTCCGAGAACGTCAGCAGACCCGAACCGCATAAGCAGCGCGGCAACCGGCAGGGACGCGATCGGGAGCATGAGGGAGCGCCCGATGCGCTGCATCTGGGAGAACCCGGGTATCTGCCGTTTTTTCTTGGTGCTGGTGGCAACAGCGTCTTTCGCCATAGGAGTTCCTCCACAGTGAGTGCTCATGTTCAAGGGGTGGTATGGACCACTCGCCGAAGTACAGACCACTGAGGCGGCCATGTCAAGACAACGTGCAGAGTTTGTGAACGTCACCATGGTGGGGCTTTCGCGGTGATCGGTGCTGGTGGCACTGCGCCCGAGGCATAATTCACCCATGAAGTACGTGACCGTGCGGGATTACCTTGTCGAGCTCATCGACACCCGCTTATCGGTCGGGGATGTCGTGCCTAGTGAGCGGGAGCTTGCTGAGCGGTTCGGTATCTCGCGCATGACGGTCCGCCAGGCGGTTGATTCGCTGGTGAGTAGCGGAATGCTGGAGCGTCGTCGCGGCAGCGGTACCTATGTCAGAGCTCCCAAAGTGCATGTGCAGTCGCGCATCTCGTCTTTTAGTGAGGAGATGCGTCAGCGCGGCATGATCCCAGACACCCGAGTGCTGCGCGATGAGGAGATCTCCGCCGCTCCTGACGTGGCTGTGTGGCTAGGGATTGAGCCGGGGGAGCCAGTCCATTACATCTACCGCGTGCGGCTAGCTGACGGTGTTCCGATGGCCGTCGAAAGGACCTGGATCGCTGCCCGAGTGATGCCAGATCTGTTGACCGATGGCGTTCCGGCGAGTATTTATGGGGCGATGGCGGCAGCTGGGCTAGTTCCTACGTGGGGCGAGGATGCGATCGAGGCTGTCAGCGGTGACGCGCTGGTCTGCGAGCACCTGCAGATCCCCGTCGGGTCGGCTGTATTGGCTATCAACCGTCGTACCTACGCCGACGATACCGCGATCTCTTATTCCCGATCTTGGTACCGAGGGGATCGTTACAAACTATGGGTTCCGATCTCTGGTCCACACAGAACCCTGTATCCACCTCGAGGAGGTTCACGATGAAGCGTGTCGAGCACATCTTGGCGGCCTTGGGTGGAGTCGACAATGTCGTGTCGATCGAGCCATGCGTAACCCGGCTACGGTGTCAGGTTCGTCGTTGCGAGCAGGTCGATGAGCAAGCTTTGCGCCGGGCTGGAGCGCACGGGGTCACCGTGCAAGGACATAGCGTTCAGGTTATCGTCGGCCCGGACGCTGACCTGCTGGCTTCAGATCTGGAGGACTTATGGGAAGAAGATCGCGAATCCTGACCGAATCTTGACGTTCGGACGTCTGATGGAGTTCAGTGTTAGTTGTCTGGACCACTTAGGAGATGGGCCAGTATTCGTTCGAAGATCCTCCATGGCGGAGTTCATCTCGAACCAGAACAAGGAGACATCATGAGCAAGGCAGAACAGATCCTGGCAGCCCTTGGCGGCGACGACAACATCGACGACCTCGAGGCTTGCATCACCCGACTGCGCGTCGAGGTCGACGATCCGAGCCTCGTTGATGAGCCTGCGCTCAAGGCTGCTGGTGCCTTCGGCGTTGTCCAGCAGGGTACGTCCGTTCAGGTCGTTGTTGGCCCCGAGGCCGACACTCTGGCCGAGGACATTGAGGATCTGCGCTGATGACCGCTATCGCATCTCCTCTCGACGGCACCCTGATGCCGTTGTCCGAGGTTCCTGATCCGGTCTTTGCGCAGGGTCTCGTGGGGCCCGGTGTTGCCCTCGAACCCACGGGTGAGGGCGACGTCACTGTAGTGGCTCCGGTGGCAGGACGCATTGTCAAGCTGCACCCGCACGCTTTCGTCATCCAGGCAGAGGGGTTCGGGGTACTCGTACACCTTGGCATTGACACCGTCCAGCTCGATGGGGAGGGGTTCACCCTTCATGCTGAGGAGGGTCACGAGGTCGTCGTGGGAGACCCACTCATCACCTGGAATCCGGCCGGGGTCGTTGCGGGTGGCCGCAGTGCGGTCTGCCCGATCGTCGTCCTCGACGCTTCCAGCGGAAGGATCGGTGACGCCGCTGTTACCGGGGAGCGGATTGCCTGCGGCGATCAATTGTTCCAGTGGTTGGACGTTCCTGAGCAGGATGCCAATGTCTGTGCCCAGCACGACTGATCGGGCCCGTCGTCACCCTGAGGTAGCGGCTCTGGTAGGGGTTGTCGCCGGAATTTTCTCGGCGATCGTCAAGTTTGGGTGGGAAGTGCCTTTCCCACCGCGCACCCCTGAGCGAAACGCAACGAATCCGCCCCAGCAATTGTTGGAGCAGCTGGGATTCAGCGATCACTTTGCCCACACGCTGGTGTATTTCAACGGCAATGGCTTGCCGGTTATGAGCTTCATCATTCACTTCGGATTTGCCATCTTCTTCGGCGTCGCGTATTGCGTTGGCGCTGAACGGTTCCCGAAAATCACACTATGGCAGGGCGTTGCGTTTGGTGTCGTCGTCTACGTCGTCTTTCACGTCATCGTGATGCCGGGATTGGGTACCGTTCCGGCGCCGTGGCACCAGCCGTGGCAGGAACATCTCAGTGAGTTGTTGGGTCACATCGTCTGGATGTGGAGCATCGAGGTCGTGCGCCGTGACCTGCGTAGCCGCATCACTGGCGAGCCCGATCCGTGGGTTGAGCCATCGATGACAGCAGGACGATAAGGGTAGCGACGCCGACGAATTCGTAGGCGTCGGTCAGGATCTTCTGCCACCATGCTGCGGTGAGTTCTCGGTTACGACCGGCAGGAAACCACCAGACCATCCATGTCAGTGTGGCTAAAGCCCAAATGAGGGCTAGAACCTGCTGGCAACGACGACGGTCGGCTAGTCCGGCGACGATGATTAAGGACCCCCATACCCAGTGGTGCGACCATGACACGGGACTCACCAAGCATCCGCACAGCCCGGCGCATAACAGGGACCACACCTGGTCAGCCCCACTTTCTTGCCACAACCGCCGAGATGCAATACCGGCAAGTGCGCAGCACAGCGCGACTAGAACTAGCCACACGAGTGTGAGGTTGCCATGGCCTAGGCGCAGCAACATGCCCGAAAGTGATTGATTGCCCGCCCAGGTGAGCCCACCCAGACGGTTCGGCGTGAGCATGTAGTGGGTCCAGTACTCCCAAGATGCTGTGGGCATCACCGCGAGCCCGATGGCGATCGTGACTAGACCAGCCGCGGCGGCTCGAAGCGCTGCCTTGAATTGACCCGTGACGAGATACCAGAGGGCGAAGATGCCCGGAGTGAGCTTGAATCCGGTGGCCACTCCGACCCCCACCCCGCGCCACCTCCGAGGCAGCAGGAATACGTCAATAACGACGAGGGCGGCTAATTGCAGGTTAACCTGTCCATAAACAAAAGTTTTCCCAATGGGTTCGCTAAAGTTCAAGACTGCGACGAAGATGGCCGTCAGCAATGGCTGAGGCTTGTGCCCGCAACGGCGCCAGATGAGATCAATCATGATGGCAAGAGCGATTGCACTGACACCATAGTGGAGGATCGTTACCGGCAGAGACGGAATCAGAGCTAATGGGGTGAGGGCGATCGCCGCGAAGGGTGGGTAGGTAAACCCCAGACCACTGACCGATGACGCAGTGTATAGCGCTTTCGGATCATTCAACATAGCGCGTACGCAGTCGCGGTATATCTTTAGGTCGGTTGGGCGCGGCATGGCCAACGTCCACGTCACCGTCGTCATGATGACCGCGATTGCTGGCCAGAAGAGGGATGAGGCCGGTCGCTTCCCGGAGATGGGGCTATCGTCTTGAAGGGTCACTGATCCTCCACAATGTCGGCGGTCTCGAGCCACTGTTCCTCAAGGGAAGTCATCGGCGCGTCGAGTTCGTTGGCCTTCGTCTGGAGATGTACCAAGGCTTGGTAGTCGTCGGCTTTGGTGGCCATTTCCTCATGCAGGGCAGCCAGCTCATCGCGGACCTTTCCCATCTGACGATCGAGCCTGTCCATGTCCTTGCGGGCCTGGCGTAGCTCGGCGGCGCTTATCTTTGGCTCGTCGGCCCGGGACGTACTGCCTACCCGGCTTGATTTCGAGGGGCCGGTTTTACGGTCGCGGCGGTGCTCTAGATATTGGGAAATCCCCCCGGGCAGGAGCGCTACCGTGCCATCTCCCATGAGAGCCCAAACTACGTCGCAGACCCGTTCCAGGAACCATCTGTCATGGGAAACGACGATCAGTGTGCCGGGCCAGGAATCGAGGTAGTCCTCGAGTAGGCGCAGGGTGTCAATGTCGAGGTCGTTGGTCGGCTCGTCGAGGAGGAGCACATTGGGTTCGTCCATGAGGAGGCGCAGCAGTTGAAGACGACGCCGCTCGCCACCTGAAAGATCGCCGATACGGGTAACGAGTTTCTGCCCGGTAAACCCGAATCCTTCGAGGAGATCAGTGGCGGAGGCATCACGGCCGGTGGCTAGTTTCGTTCTCGCTTTGACGTCGTTGACGGATTCTAGGACGGTCATTGTTGAGTCGAGGTCATCAACTTCCTGACGCAGGTGGGCCAGTCGCAGGGTCTTTCCCTGTTTGACCCGGCCTGAGTCGGGCTTACGAGAGCCGTCAAAGAGGTTGAGCAAGGTGGTCTTACCAGCTCCATTGACGCCGACCAGGCCGATCCGGTCGCCCGGGCCGATCGAGCAGGTCACTTTGTCAAGCAGGGTGCGCTCGCCAAGCTCGTCGGAGGACACGGTGACGGTGACATCGTTGAGGTCCAGCACATCTTTACCCAGCCGTGTCGCGGAAAAGCGTGCTAGCTGTAGCTTGTCGCGGGGCTCGGGGACATCGGCGATGAGGGCGTTGGCCGCCTCGACTCGGTAACGCGGTTTGGAGCTACGGGCAGGGGCTCCCCGTCGCAACCACGCCAATTCTTTACGCGCCAGATTTTGACGCTTGGCCTCGTTGCTGGCGGCGATGCGCGCTCGTTCTACCCGGGCTAAGGTGTAGGCCGAGTATCCGCCCTGATAAGCCTCGACGGTGGCGTCGTGGACCTCCCAGATGTCAGTGCAGATCTCGTCAAGAAACCAACGGTCGTGTGAGACGACGAGCATTGCCACGCCGCGCTCCTGTAGGTGGCGCAGGTGGCCGGCCAACCAGGCCACCGCCTCGACGTCGAGGTGGTTGGTGGGCTCGTCAAGAACAAGTAAGTCGTGGTCTCCGAGCATGATTGAAACCAGCGCAGCCCGCCGTCGTTCCCCACCGGAAAGATCGGCCATAGCGCGGTCGAGGTCAATATCGGAAAGCATGTCCTCGACGATGGGACGAGCCTCGCGGTTAGCTGCCCAAACGTGGTCGGGTTGGCCTCCGACGACGAGGTCGCGGACGGTCTGATCCCTGCGGGTTTCAGCTTGGGCGAGCACTCCTATGGAAATGCCATTAGTACGCGTCACTGTCCCGGAGTCGGGTTCTAGGGAACCAGTGAGGAGGGCTAAGAGGGTAGATTTGCCGTCCCCGTTGCGGCCCACGACGCCGATGACGTCCCCGGTTGATAGCCCCAGAGACACCTCTGAGAGGACCGTTCGGGTGCCCCAGGACTTTGAGATGCGATCGGCGTTGACGATATTTGTGCCGGCCAACGGAGGCTCAGCGTCCTCGCATGGCGGCGCGAGCGCCCTTCATAGAACTTGGCATTGGGCCCTTAGGAAGCGGCACTTTGGGGCGCATGGCGTCAAGGGCCTTGAGACGATTGACGACCTCGTCCACCTGACTCGTGCTGAGGGTCTTGGGCAGTTTCTTAATGTGCTTGTCGAGGTCTTCTAGCGGTACCTGGCCTTTGCCGTCGCCCATGATGATCGACGTCACCGGAGTGCCGTAGGCGACCTGCTCGTGGCGCTTGGTTTCGGTGGCCAGCAGGTTACGCAGGCCGTTACCGTGCCCCTCGCCGATGAGGACAATTCCGCCCGGACCGACAGCGCGGTGAACGACATCCTGCTGCCGGGTAAACGCGATCGCGGGGGTGGAGGTCCACTTCTTCTTGTCGAGCAGAGACAGGGCAACCTCGGCTGACCCGGTCTGGCCCTTGAACCGGGCATACATGGAACGCTTAGCGCGCCACTGGAAGACCCACATAGCGGCAGCGGCACCAGCAAAGATGCCAACGATGAGCCATGCCCACCACAGATCGGTGAGGATAAGACCGAGGACGGTGAACACCACGACGCCTGCTACAAAGGAGCCAATGACCCACCAGAGGAGCTGAGGATCAACCTGGCGGGTTAGCTTGAACGTCTCGACAAGCTGCTTTCCGGTGCCCCAGTCCTTGGGGTTGTCGGAGTGCTTGCGGCGCTCCTTCTCAGCCTTCGCCTGGGCTTTCTGCTTCGCGGCGAGTTCCTTGGCTGCCTGGCTCTTGGGCATGGTGCGCGGCTCCTCGGGGTCGATGGACGTGTGCGGGACAAATTCCTGAGGCGCAGGTCGCCCCGTGACTAGTGAATTCTACCGCCGGACCATTCCCGTCGTCTCGTCGCAGGTGAGGCAAGGAAGGACTGGAGTCCAAAAACGACACGGGGCCTTCATGCCGGTAGAGCATGGCCGATGCTGGTGCCCATCGATATGGTGTCAGGACGCCAGTTCCTGCAGGTACATACGTTGGAGCCCGTCCGCCCACGAGTCCGTAGGTGACGATTCGAAGAGCACGAGAACACGTCCGTCAGACAACTGGGCGATCGAGGAATAGGCGAAGAGGGTCTGTGGGCTCGTGATGTCGGCGTGACTCACCCATTCAAGTTCGGAGCGCGGTCCGAACGTTCTCGAGGATCGATGGACAACTGCCACATGGGCAATGCCATGTCGACGCCTGCGATCATCTGCTGAGACGACAATGAGCGCAGGGAGCTGTTCCCCGGTCGTAGGTGATGCGATGGTTTGCTTCAGCATGAGCGCGGAGACTTGGCATGCGACGCCTTGGTCGTCGTCGCCGAACGCGGAAGTCAGCGTACTCCAGGAATGGCCGCCATCCACGCTCTCGGCGGTCAGCACCTTCCCACCGGAAGAAGCGGAATGTCGGTTGAAGCTGCGCAATACGCCGGGTAGAACCTCTGTGATCGCGCTTTCGTGGAGGTCGATAGTGGCTGGCATCGGGGTTCCCCGCTGCCACGTTTCCCCACCATCGTCGGTGTATACAGTGGTGCACGAAATTCCTGCAGGTAGCATCATGTAAGTCGGAACGACGATGCGTCCGGCATGTTCCCCTGCGCGGATTTGAATGGACCGACCTGGTGCGACGAGCGTGTATCGAGAATCTACGGGTCTGAACTGCCGTGTCACCAGTTTTCCCATGTTCCAAGTTCGGCCATCGTCATATGAGTAGATCTCCACGATGTGATTGGTGTTGAAGACCTGAAGGATCGAGTCCTTGTAGAAGACGCGCATCGGAGTGATGCGAGCTGAACCGTGCTGGAACACGTACAGAGGAATTCCTGCTTCGAAGAGGTTGAAACCGTCGTCCAAGGAGTATCTTGATCGTCGTCCTAGAGCGAGATTTGAGTCATCGACTCCGGCGGTGGTGTACGGGCGAGGTATACCGATTAATTCATAAATCTGAATGCGACCGTGCTTGTCGCGGGGGCCGTCGAGGTCAGCTACGAGGTCGAATTGGGAACGGTCGATGTTCAGATTGATATTTCCCCTCAATCCGTCGGCGTCCCCTGTGACGTTGTGCGTCGAGAGCAGGAGCATGTCACGTCCGGCAACGGTGGCGAAGCCATCTCCCAGGGGGAACTTTCGCGGGCGCCCACCGTTGACGGAGCCATCTGGGGAGACGTTGAGGTGTTCGAATACTCCGCCGTTCCAGGCCCAGAGATCAATGACGATCATCAGTCGATGTCGAACTGAATCCTCGATGATGGCGCCGTCGATGACGGAGGATGATGCGGGGGCGTACCCATACTTGTTCGAATAATCTCGCATCTCCAATGGTTTTATCAGTGACGGGGCTTCCCAACCGTCGGAGATTGAGTAACGGGATGCATTGGGTTTTCTGCGAATCAGGGCATCGATATTGTCGGCGGAGTCGCCTGTTGTCGCGCGATTTGCATCGCAGCCTATGACCAATGTGTCATTGGCCGTAGACACCATGAACGGTATGCGGAAAAAATGTGATGGCGAATTCTCTCTGTTGAACACCTCGAGTACGTCTGCCTCTTGTGTCGCAAGTGCAGGAGAGTGTTCAGAGAACTGCCCTGTCACACTCAAGAATAAGGCTGCCCCGCCAGAGATTAATGCGGATCGGCGTGAAATCCGTTGGTGCATGCTGAATCCCTAAACGTTAAGTCTTCCGTAGCGTGATTACATTGAATGGGCGATATCTGGTGTTGCTGTGTGAATCACTCCAGCGTGCTGCGCGAAGTGGTAAGCCATGACAACGGGACCTCTGTCAGGAACAAGCCTTGCCACTCCCGTTCCCACAATACGAGCAGGGTCTGTTCGTCTTGCTGAGTCATGCATTGGTACACATGATGGCGAGGGTTGAGCACGCGGTTGTGCGGCCAGGTCTTGCCTCCGTCGAAACTTTGACGCAGCACACCACAACCCCGGAACGGGAGCATCATCGACGCATTGGCAAAGACCACCGATTCGGTTCCAAGCTCATCCCGGACAGAAATGGCATTGGGCTGGGAGAAGATTTCGGTCAGTTGCTCGACGAACGTCACCTCGCCCCATGTTTCGCCGCCGTCGACGCTGGCCGCGTGCGCCACCCGTCCGGAGGGATGTTGGTTGCGCATGAAGGAGTGCACGACCCCGTCAGGGGTTTCTACTAACGCTGACTCATGGGTCGAGCCGCGATCATCGTTGAGATTTCGAGAACTGACGATCTTTCCGAAAAGTTCGCGCTCGTCATTCGGTGACTTACCGAGGTTCCATGTCTGGCCCCCGTCATCGCTGTACACCGCGGCACATGAAAAGGTTTTTCCCTCCTCGTGGTTGTAGTAGACCGGTGCCAGGAGTCGGCCTCGGTGCGTCCCGTGTTCCAACTGAATTCCGTTGCCCGGTGACGTACCGAGGAACCGCATCCAAGGCTGCTTGAGAGCCGGGTTCAGGTTGATAGGTCGTGACCATGTCCGTCCGTCGTCATCACTGTGGATGAGGATGAGGTTGCAGGTCCGTAGGGTCAGCAGGGACTCGTGGGGGTCCACTCCGGTGGCCAAGTGGATATTGCCGGCGGGGGCACCGGCTGCGAAGACGTTTCCGGTTTCGTCAACGGTGTAGTCCGTGGGTTCCCCCGACTCGGTTGTTACGATGCCTTCTGCATCGATGACGTAGGCGGTTGCATCGCGATCGAACAGAAGCTGCCGACCTTGCTCATCGAAGCCCGACCCTGGTTCGGCGTTAGGCTGCCCCACGCCACCCGGGAACTGGTCGATCAAGCAGAACACGCGCCCCGAGTTGTGGTCTTGGAACAGAACTGAGTCGATAACCGATGCTCCGAGGGCGCCCTCGCCGGGATACTCGAGGACTATCTGGGCCTCGTCCCACCGACGACCGTCTTCGCTGCGACGGATGACGAAATTGATGTCGTTGGGGCTGTCGTTGGCAATGCTGACACGTTGGTCTGCCCCGGCGATGAAGCTTCCGGAATCAAGTCTGATGAGCGATGGGATCCGGTAACTTTTCGAGCCCAGATATCCCGTGTCGAAGAGAGCTTGGGTACGTAGAGGAGCCACGTTGGCTAGGCGTTTGACTTGGGCGTCGGTTAGCGCACTGCTGAAGATGGACGCCGTCTGCGCTTCCCCGAATAGCCGTGCTCCTTCGAGGTCCTTCCCGACGGTCACCCTTTCCACCTTGCCAAGATCGGCAAAGAATGCCTCACCAGGCTCGTGAGCCACGAGGAAACCGTCAACATAGAGATCAATGGCACCCCGGCCACTGATTGCTACCAGGTCATGCCAGTTTCCGTCGTCCCACTTGCCTGGAGCGCGCACGTGGGCGATGGGTTCATCGTCCACTTCCACGTGCAGGAGCAGGTCGCCGTTGACGATCTCGAAGGACAGTTCACCGGCGCTCCCTTGGGCTGCGAGGACGGTTCCACCCTGGCCTTTGCCACGAAGGCGGGTCCTTGCTCGGAGCGCGCCATGAGCGAGTTCTCCGATACGGCGTGCGTCGCGGGCCGACAGCTCAGAACCAGCGAACTCGACGAACGGTGTTGCCGTCGGCGCCTTGGCCGCCATAGCTTGCAAGGACAGGGCTGAGTTCCACATCTTGAATCGCCGTACGTCGAGGACGCCCGACGGATTGATGACAATATTGGTTGCTCCCAGATCCTGGCACCATACCCGCAATGTGGCGGAGAATGTTTCGTAACCGTCTGCAAACAAATGCGTCCCAGTTTCATCGGCGGTGAGTCCGACGGAGTGAATCGTGCCATCTGCCATGCCCAGCGCATCCTCGGCGTCGAGACTGCGAGATTCTCCGTTCAGATCTATACGGCCAAGCAAGCGGTCTTCATCCACATCGACTGATAACCGTCCGTTCTTTCCGACAAGCTCGAACAGGCATCCGGAGGACGTCGCGCTGAATTCCACGAGAAGTGAGCCGTCCTCGCCGTCGATTCGTTGCACGTCCATGCCCTTTCGGGCCGGCAGCAAGGCGCTCCCAGTAAGGTCAATCGCCAATTCCTCGGTATAAGTATCAGTAATAGTCATGATTGACGTCTCCTCGTGGCTTCCCTGACTCGTTCTGGCTGGAGAATATGAATATGTGTTCTGGCTGCCGATTTAGCACTCGCTGGATGCAAACTCGCTCGAAAGGTCGACGCTGTTGATGTACCGGTCATCTCCGTCCTCGGGCCGGACGGCCTCTGGGTTGACGAGAGCCTGTAGCTTGCGTGGCAGATTCAGCCTAACGCCAAGGACAACAATCAGGCCGAAGCCCACGGACAACACCCCTAGAGCCGATCCCAGACCGTGGCTCTTAGCCAGCGAGGCGCCCACAAATGGTCCAATTGCACCGCCGAGAGCTCCGACATTGTAGATGAACCCCACTCCGGCAGCTCGCTGCTCGACGGGGAAATAGCTCGACACCCACCGAGGGGCTAGCCCTGAAACACCTTGGCCGAACAACTGGTTGAAGAACAGTAGAAGCCCAATGAGCCATGCCGACTTAATTCCCGCAAAGAATAGCGGAAACACGATGATCTGCGCTATGAGAATGCTCGTGAAGTACCACTTTCGCATTCCTATCCAGTCTCCCATGAAGCCTGTGACAAAGTAACCAATCATGTTGCCGAATTGTGCGATCGTTAGCAGATTGGCGACGGTGGAAGCTGCATATCCTGCACCCGTGAGGTATGTAGGCAAGAGTCCAAGGATGGGCCATCCATACATGAAGGCAGAAAGGATAACGATCATGATTCCGATGCCGATGACCCAGCGTCGAGGATCAAATTGCACGATGAGACACACGAAGATGGCGCCACAGGCTATGGCCACGGCGAGGACGCCCCAGAAAGGCAGGATGTTGAGGGCGAAGATGGCTAGTAGACCTGCCATTGCCGCGATGACGAGTGTGATGTTTAGTGACATGCGCCTTCCGCTGAACAGCACCTGGAAAGCGTCACGTGATTCGGACGATTTTTCCCGCTCGCGTGACTTTGCCGTTTCCCAGTCGCTAGCTTCGGGGAGGCGACGTCGCATGTACAGTGCCACTGCGATGGGCACGATTCCGGTGATGAACAGGGCTCTCCAACCCCATCCGGCATGCCAACTGTCGGCCCATGGGACTAAGTACTTGTCGACCTGGACGGCCAGGATGGCGCCTATCGCATAGCCTGACAACAGAAATGACGATGCCTTGCCGCGGATTCGGGGGTGCCACGATTCGATGACATATGTTGCCGATGACCCGTACTCTCCCGCCATCGCGAAGCCGACGACCATGCGCATAATGAACAGGAACATGAAGTTCGGCGAAAATCCCATGAGGAGCGAGCCGATCGCGAACAATACGGTTGCGATGATCATGGCTGGCTTGCGTCCGAACCTGTCGCCAACACCGCCCAGGATTAGTCCGCCCAGCCACCGTGTGATGAAGGCTGCTGACACCAACGCTGCGCTTTGTACCAGGGTGAGGCCAAAGG
Protein-coding regions in this window:
- a CDS encoding sialidase family protein; protein product: MTITDTYTEELAIDLTGSALLPARKGMDVQRIDGEDGSLLVEFSATSSGCLFELVGKNGRLSVDVDEDRLLGRIDLNGESRSLDAEDALGMADGTIHSVGLTADETGTHLFADGYETFSATLRVWCQDLGATNIVINPSGVLDVRRFKMWNSALSLQAMAAKAPTATPFVEFAGSELSARDARRIGELAHGALRARTRLRGKGQGGTVLAAQGSAGELSFEIVNGDLLLHVEVDDEPIAHVRAPGKWDDGNWHDLVAISGRGAIDLYVDGFLVAHEPGEAFFADLGKVERVTVGKDLEGARLFGEAQTASIFSSALTDAQVKRLANVAPLRTQALFDTGYLGSKSYRIPSLIRLDSGSFIAGADQRVSIANDSPNDINFVIRRSEDGRRWDEAQIVLEYPGEGALGASVIDSVLFQDHNSGRVFCLIDQFPGGVGQPNAEPGSGFDEQGRQLLFDRDATAYVIDAEGIVTTESGEPTDYTVDETGNVFAAGAPAGNIHLATGVDPHESLLTLRTCNLILIHSDDDGRTWSRPINLNPALKQPWMRFLGTSPGNGIQLEHGTHRGRLLAPVYYNHEEGKTFSCAAVYSDDGGQTWNLGKSPNDERELFGKIVSSRNLNDDRGSTHESALVETPDGVVHSFMRNQHPSGRVAHAASVDGGETWGEVTFVEQLTEIFSQPNAISVRDELGTESVVFANASMMLPFRGCGVLRQSFDGGKTWPHNRVLNPRHHVYQCMTQQDEQTLLVLWEREWQGLFLTEVPLSWLTTSRSTLE
- a CDS encoding MFS transporter, encoding MASSDDIITIKEMGDKRRWWQYLDATKWKLFIAALIGVTLDGYDFVLITLALPEIKAAFGLTLVQSAALVSAAFITRWLGGLILGGVGDRFGRKPAMIIATVLFAIGSLLMGFSPNFMFLFIMRMVVGFAMAGEYGSSATYVIESWHPRIRGKASSFLLSGYAIGAILAVQVDKYLVPWADSWHAGWGWRALFITGIVPIAVALYMRRRLPEASDWETAKSREREKSSESRDAFQVLFSGRRMSLNITLVIAAMAGLLAIFALNILPFWGVLAVAIACGAIFVCLIVQFDPRRWVIGIGIMIVILSAFMYGWPILGLLPTYLTGAGYAASTVANLLTIAQFGNMIGYFVTGFMGDWIGMRKWYFTSILIAQIIVFPLFFAGIKSAWLIGLLLFFNQLFGQGVSGLAPRWVSSYFPVEQRAAGVGFIYNVGALGGAIGPFVGASLAKSHGLGSALGVLSVGFGLIVVLGVRLNLPRKLQALVNPEAVRPEDGDDRYINSVDLSSEFASSEC
- a CDS encoding exo-alpha-sialidase translates to MVSTANDTLVIGCDANRATTGDSADNIDALIRRKPNASRYSISDGWEAPSLIKPLEMRDYSNKYGYAPASSSVIDGAIIEDSVRHRLMIVIDLWAWNGGVFEHLNVSPDGSVNGGRPRKFPLGDGFATVAGRDMLLLSTHNVTGDADGLRGNINLNIDRSQFDLVADLDGPRDKHGRIQIYELIGIPRPYTTAGVDDSNLALGRRSRYSLDDGFNLFEAGIPLYVFQHGSARITPMRVFYKDSILQVFNTNHIVEIYSYDDGRTWNMGKLVTRQFRPVDSRYTLVAPGRSIQIRAGEHAGRIVVPTYMMLPAGISCTTVYTDDGGETWQRGTPMPATIDLHESAITEVLPGVLRSFNRHSASSGGKVLTAESVDGGHSWSTLTSAFGDDDQGVACQVSALMLKQTIASPTTGEQLPALIVVSADDRRRRHGIAHVAVVHRSSRTFGPRSELEWVSHADITSPQTLFAYSSIAQLSDGRVLVLFESSPTDSWADGLQRMYLQELAS